One stretch of Holophagaceae bacterium DNA includes these proteins:
- a CDS encoding VWA domain-containing protein codes for MSLPFTYPVLLGPAAGLALLCMGAGFWAQARAGVGVRVVGQRPWALGLGLALMLGGLGVGLAEPRWGVPESPRLTVHLVLDASRSMLAVDENGAARWTGALQSIDRVLAKPSPGLRFSVDLLTGDAVPLLPPGEDHTLLRDALRAVKPGEIGSPGTSFGRGIPQILKSLPEKEPAVLFVLSDGEESWLAEADAMQRASSALKAAGVPLYAIAFGQGSPIPVAGAAPDDPLEKRELLATAANPDFLRRLAEASGGRMLRADEAPLELFQKLAEGKAALPVSRSLQPSHPEWGAWIAMAGLLLWLLAAGKPMIAWRPILMAVFMLGVSQPGRAQLPDVPLPQGVRAWMAQRALDEGNLVEARKWRPRGIRPNHRLLAAEIDLRSKHPEAALKMLAPLAGQGTPRPIPAWRAPALLMAARAQVALKDIDQAKLLLERLLMESPGRPEAVHDLQSLLPNPEPPPPPNPKSPPPPRPSQGARQDELEGFQQRMPKKPTPPAGVKDI; via the coding sequence ATGAGCCTGCCCTTCACGTATCCAGTCCTTCTGGGCCCTGCGGCGGGGCTTGCGCTGCTCTGCATGGGCGCGGGGTTCTGGGCGCAGGCCCGCGCGGGAGTGGGCGTGCGGGTGGTGGGCCAGCGGCCGTGGGCCTTGGGCTTGGGACTCGCCTTGATGCTGGGCGGCCTGGGCGTCGGCCTCGCGGAGCCGCGGTGGGGCGTGCCGGAATCGCCGCGCCTGACCGTCCACCTGGTGCTCGACGCTTCGCGTTCCATGCTGGCCGTGGATGAGAATGGCGCCGCGCGCTGGACCGGGGCGCTTCAATCCATCGACCGCGTGCTCGCCAAGCCCTCGCCGGGTCTGCGTTTCAGCGTGGACCTGCTGACCGGGGACGCGGTGCCGCTGCTTCCCCCCGGCGAGGACCACACGCTCCTGCGCGATGCGCTCCGCGCGGTGAAGCCTGGAGAGATCGGATCGCCGGGAACCAGTTTTGGACGCGGTATCCCGCAGATCCTGAAAAGCCTTCCGGAGAAGGAACCCGCCGTCCTTTTCGTACTGAGCGATGGCGAAGAAAGCTGGCTTGCCGAGGCCGACGCCATGCAGCGGGCTTCCTCCGCGTTGAAGGCCGCCGGAGTCCCGCTCTACGCCATCGCCTTTGGCCAGGGCAGTCCCATTCCCGTCGCGGGAGCCGCGCCGGACGATCCGTTGGAAAAACGCGAACTGCTCGCCACCGCGGCCAACCCCGACTTCCTGCGCCGATTGGCAGAAGCCAGCGGCGGCCGGATGCTGCGCGCGGATGAAGCGCCGCTGGAGCTGTTCCAGAAATTGGCCGAGGGGAAGGCCGCGCTTCCGGTGTCCCGATCCCTCCAACCTTCCCACCCCGAATGGGGCGCCTGGATCGCCATGGCCGGCCTGCTGCTCTGGCTCCTGGCTGCGGGAAAACCGATGATCGCCTGGCGGCCCATCCTGATGGCCGTGTTCATGTTGGGCGTGTCTCAGCCGGGCCGGGCCCAGCTTCCCGATGTTCCGCTGCCCCAGGGCGTAAGAGCCTGGATGGCGCAACGGGCGCTGGATGAAGGCAATCTCGTCGAAGCCCGGAAATGGCGGCCCCGGGGCATCAGGCCGAACCATCGCCTGCTGGCGGCGGAAATTGATTTGCGCTCCAAGCATCCGGAAGCGGCCCTGAAAATGCTCGCGCCGTTGGCGGGCCAAGGCACCCCGCGGCCAATCCCCGCATGGCGCGCTCCGGCCCTGCTCATGGCCGCCCGGGCTCAGGTTGCGCTAAAGGATATTGACCAGGCCAAGCTCCTGCTGGAGCGCCTGCTCATGGAGTCGCCGGGCCGGCCCGAGGCCGTCCATGATCTGCAAAGCCTGCTGCCCAATCCGGAACCGCCACCGCCCCCAAACCCCAAATCCCCGCCTCCGCCCCGGCCCAGCCAAGGGGCAAGGCAGGACGAATTGGAAGGCTTCCAGCAGCGGATGCCCAAGAAGCCCACGCCACCGGCCGGTGTGAAGGACATTTGA
- a CDS encoding thioredoxin family protein, with product MRLAAALFATALPMIAAAPAGNSVTWEHGLAAAQKRAKAEKNLIFLDLWAEWCGPCQFLQKKVFPTATAQTALSKVVPLSIMVESKDGTGSVEGKKLAERFRLSAYPTLIVLDADGKEIRRHVGALDPDNLARFIDGK from the coding sequence ATGCGCCTTGCCGCCGCCCTATTCGCAACCGCCCTTCCCATGATCGCCGCGGCTCCGGCCGGCAATTCAGTCACTTGGGAACATGGCCTCGCCGCGGCCCAGAAGCGCGCCAAGGCTGAAAAAAACCTCATCTTCCTGGATCTGTGGGCCGAATGGTGCGGCCCATGCCAATTCCTCCAGAAAAAGGTATTCCCCACCGCCACCGCCCAGACGGCCCTTTCGAAGGTGGTTCCCCTCTCCATCATGGTGGAGTCCAAGGATGGCACCGGCAGCGTCGAGGGCAAGAAGCTCGCGGAGCGGTTCAGGCTCAGCGCCTATCCAACGCTCATCGTCCTGGATGCCGATGGCAAGGAGATCCGCCGTCACGTCGGCGCGCTGGATCCCGACAACCTGGCGAGGTTCATCGACGGGAAATGA
- a CDS encoding mucoidy inhibitor MuiA family protein — protein MRISLFIPALSLCLAAQTPTPLDAPITRVRLHPDEAWVTRIGEARITGSGTAKLVVKDLPPGLGLDDLRVTAKGPDGSRLGDLAVNSEVRVVTETLEYKALLKEREGLRDRRDALEAEGESLNQQLTFLRNLQSTYEKDVSLKLVSAPPATATLLEMGKGIQSSTHEILLRDRRRKRELEKLTQEERRLEAAMQQQSGGQRRAPSRVTVEMTTPKAGDVVLELSYRTRAARWTPAYEARLSGDRKKLELVLFAAITQHSGESWEGVKLEISNTRASRSLAVPRYHGGQDVAWWAPRPRAEGYARELALNVAPETPKPMPAPAPAQNIYSFASIAPGVVAATEMSEGATSVIEEAGGLATTFNLDGTKDVPSDGEPHRFKVLAKDIEPELVITATPRLDASAYQVARFATPVAFPLFPGAAIVQYAGTQRLGQTQLWVPSAGQKFELGFGPYRGLRVSFARVDVKKEQVGTFTKERQWTLREKLEASNDTSESLDIELHDRALHSTVENLKIASLPESTPGFVERVSGVRTWTLRVGPKATGTVNLGTLIKAPMDGSISGLEGLNLPQ, from the coding sequence GAAGGATCTTCCGCCGGGCCTGGGCCTGGATGACCTGCGGGTCACCGCAAAGGGGCCCGATGGTTCGCGGCTGGGCGATCTGGCGGTGAATTCCGAGGTGCGGGTGGTCACTGAGACCCTCGAATACAAGGCGCTGCTGAAGGAACGGGAAGGCCTGCGGGACCGGCGGGACGCCCTGGAAGCCGAAGGCGAATCCTTGAACCAGCAGCTCACATTCCTGCGCAATCTCCAATCCACCTACGAGAAGGATGTGTCCCTGAAACTGGTGAGCGCGCCACCCGCCACGGCCACGCTCCTGGAGATGGGCAAGGGGATCCAATCCAGCACCCACGAGATCTTGCTCCGGGACCGCCGCCGCAAACGGGAACTGGAAAAACTCACCCAGGAGGAGCGCCGTCTTGAAGCCGCGATGCAACAGCAGAGCGGCGGCCAGCGCCGCGCGCCCAGCCGCGTGACCGTGGAGATGACCACGCCCAAAGCCGGAGACGTGGTGCTGGAGCTGAGCTACCGGACCCGCGCGGCCCGCTGGACACCGGCTTACGAGGCCCGGTTGTCCGGCGACCGCAAGAAATTGGAGCTGGTCCTGTTCGCGGCCATCACCCAGCACAGTGGCGAGTCCTGGGAAGGCGTGAAGCTGGAGATCAGCAACACCAGGGCCAGCAGGAGCCTCGCCGTTCCGCGGTACCACGGAGGCCAAGATGTGGCGTGGTGGGCACCGAGGCCGAGGGCTGAAGGATACGCGCGCGAGCTGGCTTTGAACGTCGCGCCTGAAACGCCCAAACCCATGCCTGCCCCCGCACCTGCACAAAACATATATTCCTTCGCTTCGATAGCCCCTGGAGTGGTGGCCGCGACGGAGATGTCCGAAGGCGCCACCTCCGTCATCGAGGAAGCCGGCGGCCTCGCCACCACCTTCAACTTGGACGGCACCAAGGATGTCCCCTCCGATGGCGAGCCCCATCGCTTCAAGGTCCTGGCCAAGGACATCGAGCCGGAGCTGGTGATCACCGCCACGCCGCGCCTCGACGCAAGCGCCTACCAGGTCGCGCGCTTCGCCACGCCCGTCGCCTTCCCGCTCTTTCCGGGCGCCGCCATCGTGCAGTACGCGGGCACGCAACGGCTGGGCCAGACCCAACTCTGGGTGCCTTCCGCGGGCCAGAAATTCGAGCTGGGCTTCGGTCCCTACCGTGGCCTGCGCGTGAGCTTCGCGCGGGTGGACGTGAAGAAGGAACAGGTCGGCACCTTCACCAAGGAACGCCAATGGACGCTTCGGGAAAAGCTCGAAGCCAGCAATGACACCTCGGAATCGCTGGACATCGAACTCCACGACCGCGCCCTGCACAGCACCGTGGAAAACCTGAAGATCGCCTCCCTTCCGGAGAGCACGCCCGGCTTCGTGGAACGGGTTTCCGGCGTCCGCACCTGGACCCTGCGCGTAGGCCCCAAAGCCACCGGCACCGTGAATCTCGGCACGCTCATCAAGGCCCCCATGGATGGCAGCATCTCCGGGCTTGAAGGATTGAACCTGCCGCAGTGA
- a CDS encoding VWA domain-containing protein, protein MMELRHPIFLLLLVPGLWLSFRAMYRWGIPSPKPASKFARWSANALPPMILTVLVLAAAGPEWRRAVRGAAPVVDFAVVLDGSSSMWALDDGKESRWDAARRLLESFIAKRPDDRFAIVLFSAHPVTLSPLTADHGRLLRVLAQLNIDARDDGTAIGSGLMTGVRRLADSPARSRVILLLTDGAQNRGRVSGLEAAAEAKSQGIRVHTVAIGKASGESLYPLEGGGRAWLKVDTDPETLKKISALTGGESFAADDPAGLARSLQAIGALEKTVLPVDPPSEGEPLAQWLLMAAAALTLPLALDIFRKHGRKRPAWVEP, encoded by the coding sequence ATGATGGAGCTGCGCCATCCCATTTTTTTATTGCTGCTCGTGCCCGGACTCTGGCTTTCCTTCCGCGCCATGTACCGCTGGGGCATTCCCAGTCCCAAGCCCGCGTCGAAATTCGCGCGTTGGAGCGCGAACGCGCTGCCGCCGATGATCCTGACGGTGCTGGTGCTGGCCGCGGCGGGACCCGAGTGGCGGCGGGCGGTCCGGGGCGCGGCGCCGGTGGTGGACTTCGCGGTGGTGCTGGATGGTTCCAGTTCCATGTGGGCGCTGGATGACGGCAAGGAAAGCCGCTGGGACGCCGCCCGGAGGCTGCTGGAATCCTTCATCGCGAAGCGCCCGGACGACCGCTTCGCCATCGTGCTCTTCAGCGCGCATCCCGTGACCCTGAGCCCGCTCACGGCGGACCACGGCCGGCTGCTGCGGGTCCTGGCCCAACTCAACATCGATGCCAGGGACGACGGCACCGCCATCGGATCCGGCCTGATGACCGGCGTGCGCAGGCTGGCCGACAGCCCCGCCCGCAGCCGCGTGATCCTGCTGCTCACGGACGGCGCGCAGAACCGCGGCCGCGTGAGCGGCTTGGAGGCCGCCGCCGAGGCCAAGTCCCAGGGCATCCGCGTCCACACCGTCGCCATCGGCAAGGCCAGCGGCGAGAGCCTCTATCCCCTGGAAGGCGGTGGCCGGGCCTGGTTGAAGGTGGACACGGACCCCGAGACGCTGAAAAAAATTTCCGCGCTGACCGGCGGCGAATCCTTCGCCGCCGATGATCCCGCAGGATTGGCGCGCAGCCTCCAGGCCATCGGCGCCCTTGAAAAGACGGTCCTCCCCGTGGATCCGCCCTCCGAGGGCGAGCCGCTGGCCCAATGGCTGTTGATGGCCGCGGCGGCCCTCACGCTGCCCCTGGCCCTGGACATCTTCCGCAAGCACGGCCGCAAGCGGCCCGCGTGGGTGGAACCATGA
- a CDS encoding DUF58 domain-containing protein → MPLPAKFLARLRRLPLRLRSRLSGGMEGLHPSKLKGHGLTFVENRAYVPGDDPRFINWPLTARTGEPIIKRFESSRDLVLWLVIDPSPSMFLGDPVSPLRWALEIVGAAMATINATGDRLGIIVPGDARMPALRLAPKRGRVHALQLLERLVERGPAVLTPDSWKLALGHWGDFGHDHRWWILSNGAGLQGLAPLIKPIAARHRVVWFRPEMPHLRRMPNWPDPAFPASVERQTWDILKDPIAKMGSWMKAGGA, encoded by the coding sequence ATGCCCCTTCCCGCCAAGTTCCTCGCGCGCCTGCGGCGCCTGCCGTTGCGCTTGAGGTCGCGGCTGTCGGGGGGCATGGAGGGCCTGCACCCCTCCAAACTCAAAGGGCACGGCCTGACTTTCGTGGAGAACCGGGCCTATGTGCCAGGGGATGATCCCCGCTTCATCAACTGGCCGCTGACGGCGCGCACCGGAGAGCCCATCATCAAGCGGTTCGAATCGTCCCGGGACCTGGTGTTGTGGCTGGTCATCGACCCCTCGCCTTCCATGTTCCTCGGCGATCCCGTGAGCCCTTTGCGGTGGGCCCTGGAGATCGTGGGCGCGGCCATGGCCACCATCAATGCCACGGGCGACCGGCTCGGGATCATCGTGCCGGGCGATGCGCGGATGCCCGCCCTGCGGCTCGCCCCCAAGCGCGGCCGCGTCCACGCGCTGCAATTGCTGGAACGCCTGGTGGAGCGCGGACCAGCGGTGCTCACGCCGGATAGCTGGAAGCTGGCGTTGGGGCATTGGGGCGATTTCGGCCATGACCACCGCTGGTGGATCCTCAGCAATGGCGCGGGCCTGCAAGGCCTCGCGCCGCTCATCAAGCCCATCGCCGCGCGGCACCGCGTAGTCTGGTTCCGTCCGGAGATGCCCCATCTGCGCCGGATGCCGAATTGGCCCGACCCAGCCTTCCCGGCCTCGGTGGAACGCCAGACCTGGGACATCCTGAAGGACCCGATCGCCAAAATGGGCAGTTGGATGAAGGCGGGCGGCGCATGA
- a CDS encoding mucoidy inhibitor MuiA family protein: protein MRRHLLLPAFATTLTCLLCAESPLPLRAPIKSVRVHPDEAWVTRTGTVRIPGAGTHRLKLAQLPGALKADDLRVQAKGPEGTRLGEILVGPDRYVAPETSESKALLAKLEALHQRKSQLESQQEAGEKANRLLDETQNLLRGGSGNASIALPSGAFVVELSRALEGRYSELAAQAQTRGRELAKVGKDMSEMEAEWQKLKGKLDTNPHPSQVTVELVAPSGGEVELEISYRTSQARWKPSYEARLAKDAKNLELVLFAEVTQGSGESWEGVHMELSNSHPSRVQEMPQFSAFPRVGWTPPPVPYRGASATVEVVASAASVDAARAMTSASFSRESIAKASYQPPEPKPLPVLEAPAASLEEAKGLAQTWTLDGPKDVPSDGDAHRFIVASESLRPSLQIVVAPRLDPTPYQVVRFAAPARMPMFPGASILRSVGSMRMGAGNLAIPAPNQAFELSFGPYQGLRVGLQRVSEKRPYRMTKVTETRQYQNNTVRDLVKEEILAHGDGRAWELQEHISVANDTEDLLDVEVQDRIARSIHESVQIEATPNTTAGAEARSPFVQAWRLKVSPKSLQGIDLGLVIKAPKEGDLTGLKELGLE from the coding sequence ATGCGACGACACCTGCTCCTTCCTGCGTTCGCGACTACGCTGACCTGTCTGCTCTGCGCTGAGTCGCCGCTGCCGCTCCGGGCCCCTATCAAAAGCGTCCGCGTGCACCCGGACGAGGCCTGGGTCACGCGCACAGGAACGGTCCGCATTCCCGGCGCAGGCACGCATCGGCTCAAATTGGCGCAGCTTCCAGGAGCTCTGAAGGCCGACGATCTCCGCGTCCAGGCAAAAGGACCCGAAGGCACGCGGCTTGGCGAAATCCTGGTTGGCCCGGACCGCTACGTGGCTCCGGAGACATCGGAATCCAAAGCCTTGCTGGCAAAACTTGAAGCATTGCACCAGCGCAAATCGCAGTTGGAGTCGCAACAGGAAGCGGGCGAAAAAGCGAACCGGTTGCTCGACGAGACCCAGAATCTGCTGCGAGGAGGCAGCGGCAACGCCTCGATCGCCCTCCCTTCCGGCGCGTTCGTGGTGGAGCTGAGCCGAGCCTTGGAAGGACGCTACTCGGAACTTGCCGCCCAGGCCCAGACCCGAGGCCGGGAACTCGCGAAGGTCGGGAAGGATATGTCCGAGATGGAAGCCGAGTGGCAGAAATTGAAAGGCAAATTGGATACGAACCCGCATCCCAGCCAGGTGACCGTTGAGCTGGTCGCGCCCAGCGGCGGCGAGGTGGAGCTGGAAATCAGCTACCGCACCTCCCAGGCCCGCTGGAAACCCAGTTACGAGGCACGGCTAGCCAAGGATGCGAAGAATTTGGAACTGGTGCTTTTCGCAGAAGTGACCCAAGGTTCCGGCGAATCCTGGGAGGGCGTCCACATGGAGTTGAGCAACAGCCACCCCAGCCGGGTCCAGGAGATGCCGCAGTTCAGCGCCTTTCCGCGCGTCGGATGGACACCACCGCCCGTGCCCTACCGGGGAGCGTCGGCGACCGTCGAAGTGGTCGCGAGCGCGGCGAGCGTGGATGCGGCCCGTGCGATGACATCCGCATCCTTTTCCAGAGAGTCCATCGCGAAAGCATCCTACCAGCCCCCCGAACCCAAGCCCCTGCCCGTTCTGGAAGCGCCTGCCGCATCACTGGAGGAAGCCAAGGGCCTGGCCCAGACCTGGACACTGGATGGCCCCAAGGATGTGCCATCGGATGGCGATGCGCACCGGTTCATTGTGGCGAGCGAGTCCCTGCGCCCGAGCCTCCAGATCGTCGTGGCGCCGCGCTTGGATCCAACGCCCTACCAAGTGGTGCGGTTCGCGGCACCAGCCCGGATGCCCATGTTCCCCGGCGCCTCCATCCTGCGGTCGGTCGGCTCCATGCGCATGGGCGCTGGGAACCTCGCAATTCCCGCTCCCAACCAAGCCTTCGAGTTGAGCTTCGGCCCTTACCAAGGTCTCCGTGTAGGTTTGCAGCGCGTAAGCGAAAAACGTCCCTACCGCATGACGAAGGTGACCGAGACGCGGCAGTACCAGAACAACACCGTGAGGGATCTGGTGAAGGAAGAAATTCTCGCCCATGGCGACGGGCGTGCTTGGGAATTGCAGGAACACATCTCCGTGGCGAACGATACAGAGGATCTCCTGGATGTGGAAGTGCAGGACCGCATCGCCAGGAGCATCCATGAATCCGTGCAGATCGAGGCTACGCCCAACACCACGGCCGGAGCCGAAGCCCGCAGCCCCTTCGTGCAAGCCTGGCGGCTGAAGGTTTCGCCCAAGAGCCTCCAGGGCATCGACCTTGGGCTTGTGATCAAAGCGCCCAAGGAAGGGGACCTGACCGGGCTTAAAGAGCTGGGGCTGGAGTAA